A genomic region of Pseudomonas abietaniphila contains the following coding sequences:
- a CDS encoding helix-turn-helix domain-containing protein — MSVKVFETVAADQQGTSYAGWSLHYAQMSSGQFKGRLVEAELGGVQVYEEHMNTRIEQYYKAPSDALVFSFDMADRALYLLDASTQNLWITPENYREIAVVIRQHSLGTRHLHRTFEDLLLTPLTSTHGALFSGWLSTMLTRMTQAESTESVHLGDQLIEDCLYVLEQSECSPVSGRNLRVRDQRKIVQRVFEQVNAYPTENFSVAQLAETADTSFQQLRKAFNECVGMAPTAWLRTRRLNLARQDLLSAKTEDTNVAEVAMRYSFWHLGRFAETYRALFLEYPSQTLARSSR, encoded by the coding sequence ATGTCGGTCAAGGTATTCGAAACCGTCGCCGCCGATCAGCAAGGCACTTCATACGCGGGCTGGAGCCTGCACTACGCGCAGATGTCTTCGGGGCAGTTCAAGGGCCGGCTGGTCGAGGCGGAACTGGGCGGCGTGCAAGTCTACGAAGAGCACATGAATACCCGCATCGAGCAGTATTACAAGGCGCCGAGCGATGCCTTGGTGTTCAGCTTCGACATGGCCGACCGCGCGCTGTACCTGCTAGACGCCAGCACGCAGAACCTGTGGATCACACCGGAGAACTATCGCGAAATCGCCGTGGTGATCAGACAGCACAGCCTCGGCACCCGCCATCTGCACCGCACCTTCGAAGACCTGTTGCTGACACCGCTCACGTCGACTCACGGCGCCTTGTTCAGTGGCTGGCTGAGCACAATGCTGACCCGCATGACTCAGGCAGAGAGCACAGAGTCGGTCCACTTGGGGGACCAGTTGATCGAAGATTGTCTGTACGTGCTGGAGCAGTCGGAGTGTTCGCCCGTATCGGGCAGAAACCTGCGCGTGCGTGATCAGCGCAAGATCGTCCAGCGCGTATTCGAACAGGTCAACGCCTACCCAACCGAGAACTTCAGCGTCGCCCAACTGGCCGAGACCGCGGATACCTCGTTCCAGCAGTTACGCAAGGCCTTCAATGAATGCGTCGGCATGGCGCCGACCGCCTGGCTGCGGACTCGACGCCTGAACCTGGCGCGTCAGGATCTTTTGTCAGCCAAGACCGAAGACACCAATGTTGCCGAAGTGGCGATGCGCTATTCGTTCTGGCATCTGGGGCGGTTTGCGGAAACCTACCGGGCGCTGTTCCTGGAATACCCCAGCCAGACCCTGGCTCGGTCTTCTCGATAG
- a CDS encoding alpha/beta hydrolase, with protein sequence MNALKKTLTATLLALSIGNAFAAETAVPEHQTQAFLNALAAGGGRPLEQMTPKDARAVLTGAQNSVKVDMSGIQVSEKTIKADNQTIKLTIVRPAGVKGDLPVFMYFHGGGWVLGDYPTHARLIRDLVVGSGAVAVYVDYTPSPEAHYPTAINQAYAATRWVAEHGKDINVDGSRLAVAGNSVGGNMAAVVALMAKEQNTPKLRFQLLLWPVTDANFDTGSYQTYAEGHFLTKNMMTWFWDSYTTDAKQRADIHASPLRATTEQLKGLPPALVQTAGLDVLRDEGEAYARKLDAAGVDVTAVRYNGMVHDYGLLNPLSNIPEVKAAMRQAAGELKAHLN encoded by the coding sequence ATGAACGCCCTGAAAAAGACCCTGACCGCTACCCTCCTCGCGCTGTCCATCGGCAATGCTTTCGCCGCCGAAACTGCCGTGCCTGAGCATCAGACTCAAGCCTTCCTCAACGCCCTCGCGGCAGGTGGCGGACGCCCGCTGGAGCAAATGACGCCCAAGGATGCCCGTGCGGTGCTCACCGGTGCGCAAAACTCAGTGAAGGTAGACATGTCCGGCATTCAGGTCAGCGAGAAGACCATCAAGGCCGACAACCAGACCATCAAGCTGACGATCGTGCGTCCAGCAGGCGTCAAGGGTGACCTGCCGGTGTTCATGTATTTCCACGGCGGTGGCTGGGTACTCGGTGACTACCCGACGCATGCCCGCCTGATTCGCGATCTGGTGGTGGGCTCAGGCGCGGTGGCGGTTTACGTGGACTACACGCCTTCGCCGGAAGCGCATTACCCGACGGCGATCAATCAAGCCTATGCCGCGACCCGCTGGGTGGCTGAGCACGGTAAGGACATCAACGTCGATGGCTCAAGACTGGCCGTGGCCGGTAACAGCGTCGGCGGCAACATGGCCGCAGTGGTGGCGCTGATGGCCAAAGAGCAGAACACGCCGAAGCTGCGTTTCCAGTTGCTGCTGTGGCCGGTCACCGACGCGAACTTCGACACAGGCTCCTACCAGACGTACGCCGAGGGTCACTTCCTCACCAAAAACATGATGACCTGGTTCTGGGACAGCTACACCACCGACGCGAAACAGCGTGCCGACATTCACGCATCGCCTTTGCGTGCGACCACCGAGCAACTCAAGGGCCTGCCACCGGCGCTGGTGCAGACGGCCGGTCTGGATGTATTGCGTGACGAAGGCGAAGCCTATGCCCGGAAGCTGGATGCCGCTGGCGTCGATGTGACCGCGGTGCGCTACAACGGCATGGTCCACGACTATGGCCTGCTGAATCCGCTGAGCAACATTCCGGAGGTCAAGGCGGCGATGCGTCAGGCGGCAGGCGAGCTCAAGGCACACTTGAATTGA
- a CDS encoding MFS transporter → MSHTSRTWGRKSSFWVAAAVVVHTLWTSAAPAMMYPLYAHQWQLTPTVTTLIFAVFPVFVVATLIALGDLSDYIGRRAAMLWGLTASLIGVLLFAVAPDVTWLLVGRAFMGIGVGLSAGPSAAAVVEFSAPGKAKLAGAITTAAQAFGLAAALIMGGGLIQYAPFPTRLSFWVLVVVLVATLAGVWHLPRHTKAESSKRWSLKLPQIHKPLRRVFLVSVSAVLSAYSVGATMLSLGSQIAHDLIGSSNALVNGGAISLFAILVGFTGIVAKRFTSKLSIIAGASLSIASLLLLMLATATHALPVFLLSSAASGAGYSLLFMGGLNLINAHAPMHHRAGTLSALFLVAYLMQGVVAMLLGRAATAWGLDLAIDVGSLALAGLSLGAMLLAIYVREPQKQAADQPASSAQPEAER, encoded by the coding sequence ATGAGCCATACCTCCCGCACATGGGGCCGCAAAAGCAGTTTCTGGGTGGCCGCCGCCGTGGTTGTCCATACCCTGTGGACCAGCGCCGCCCCTGCCATGATGTACCCGCTTTACGCGCACCAATGGCAACTGACACCGACCGTGACCACGCTGATTTTTGCGGTGTTCCCGGTGTTCGTGGTGGCGACGCTGATTGCCTTGGGCGACCTCTCCGATTACATCGGCCGCCGTGCCGCGATGCTGTGGGGACTGACGGCGTCGTTGATCGGCGTGCTGCTGTTTGCGGTCGCGCCAGATGTCACTTGGTTGCTGGTGGGTCGGGCGTTCATGGGCATCGGCGTCGGGCTCTCCGCAGGCCCTTCAGCGGCCGCTGTGGTGGAATTCAGCGCACCGGGCAAAGCCAAACTTGCCGGCGCCATTACCACCGCCGCGCAGGCATTCGGTCTAGCGGCGGCACTGATCATGGGCGGCGGGTTGATTCAATACGCGCCCTTCCCCACCCGTTTGAGCTTCTGGGTGCTGGTGGTGGTGCTGGTCGCCACGCTGGCCGGCGTCTGGCACCTGCCGCGTCACACCAAGGCTGAAAGCAGCAAACGCTGGTCATTGAAACTGCCGCAGATTCACAAGCCGTTGCGCCGCGTTTTTCTGGTGTCGGTGAGTGCGGTGCTCAGCGCCTACTCAGTGGGCGCGACCATGTTGTCGCTGGGCTCGCAAATTGCCCATGACCTGATCGGCTCCAGCAATGCGCTGGTCAACGGCGGCGCGATTTCGCTGTTCGCCATTCTGGTGGGTTTCACCGGGATCGTTGCCAAACGCTTCACTTCAAAGCTGTCGATCATTGCCGGCGCGAGTCTCTCCATCGCCAGCCTGTTGTTGCTGATGCTGGCGACGGCGACCCATGCGCTGCCGGTGTTCCTGTTGTCCAGTGCCGCCAGCGGCGCCGGTTACAGCCTGTTGTTCATGGGCGGCTTGAACCTGATCAACGCCCATGCCCCGATGCACCACCGAGCCGGAACGCTGTCGGCGCTGTTTCTGGTGGCGTACCTGATGCAAGGCGTGGTTGCGATGCTGCTGGGCCGCGCGGCGACGGCCTGGGGCCTTGATCTGGCGATCGATGTGGGCTCGCTGGCGCTGGCCGGATTGAGTCTTGGGGCCATGCTGCTGGCGATCTATGTGCGGGAGCCGCAAAAACAAGCCGCAGACCAGCCGGCGTCCAGCGCTCAACCTGAAGCCGAGCGTTGA
- a CDS encoding YoaK family protein has protein sequence MPTIHRSMAPALSFNGGFVDTIGFLALQGLFTAHVTGNFVTLGVSIVHGTSGALAKLLALPVFAVVVGLSHIAAVSINRRGLTPLRPLLILHTLLLALFGALAIGLGPFSDGDSASALITGMTGVAAMAIQNAISRQHLKGAPPTTLMTGNVTQGAIDVFALIGLRDEQERSVIKQRLKPIALNLLGFTVGCIGAALLYLAIGLWCLAVPVLVAIWTCVRTFGSNDSLS, from the coding sequence ATGCCCACGATTCACCGTTCCATGGCCCCGGCCCTCAGCTTCAATGGCGGCTTTGTCGACACCATCGGCTTTCTCGCCCTGCAAGGCCTGTTCACGGCTCACGTGACCGGCAACTTCGTGACCCTCGGCGTCAGCATCGTCCACGGCACTTCAGGCGCGCTGGCCAAACTCCTGGCATTACCGGTGTTCGCCGTGGTGGTTGGCCTGAGTCACATCGCCGCCGTTTCGATCAACCGGCGTGGATTGACACCCCTGCGACCGCTGCTGATCCTGCACACGCTCTTACTCGCCCTGTTCGGCGCATTGGCGATCGGGTTGGGGCCGTTCAGCGATGGCGACAGCGCCTCGGCGTTGATCACCGGCATGACCGGCGTGGCCGCCATGGCGATCCAGAACGCCATTTCGCGTCAGCACCTCAAAGGCGCGCCGCCTACCACCCTGATGACCGGGAATGTCACCCAAGGCGCTATCGATGTGTTCGCGCTGATCGGTTTACGCGACGAGCAAGAACGCAGTGTGATCAAACAGCGGCTCAAGCCCATCGCGCTGAACCTGCTGGGCTTCACCGTCGGCTGCATCGGTGCTGCGCTGTTGTATCTGGCGATAGGTCTGTGGTGCCTGGCTGTGCCGGTGCTGGTTGCAATCTGGACGTGCGTCAGGACATTTGGCAGCAATGACAGCCTGAGTTGA